From Calothrix sp. PCC 6303, a single genomic window includes:
- the pdhA gene encoding pyruvate dehydrogenase (acetyl-transferring) E1 component subunit alpha: protein MVQERTLPQFDPAIAQITKQEGLLLYSDMVLGRMFEDKCAEMYYRGKMFGFVHLYNGQEAVSSGVIKAMRPGEDYVSSTYRDHVHALSAGVPANEVMAELFGKATGCSKGRGGSMHMFSAEHRMLGGYAFIAEGIPVAAGAAFQSKYRKEVMGDTSADQVTACFFGDGACNNGQFFETLNMAALWNLPILFVVENNKWAIGMAHERATSDPKIYKKASVFNMPGVEVDGMDVLAVYTTAKEAVRRARAGEGPTLIEALTYRFRGHSLADPDELRSKEEKEFWLARDPIKKLAGQLVDMNLATAEELKAIDKKIQLEVEESVTFAESSPEPDPRELYRYIFAEDK from the coding sequence ATGGTTCAAGAACGCACCTTACCTCAATTCGATCCAGCGATCGCGCAAATCACCAAACAAGAAGGTTTGCTCCTGTACAGCGATATGGTACTAGGACGCATGTTTGAAGACAAATGCGCTGAAATGTACTATCGCGGTAAAATGTTCGGCTTTGTCCACCTCTACAATGGTCAAGAAGCCGTCTCCAGTGGCGTAATTAAGGCAATGCGACCCGGAGAAGATTACGTTTCCAGCACCTATCGTGACCACGTTCATGCCCTCAGCGCTGGAGTTCCAGCCAACGAAGTCATGGCAGAACTATTTGGCAAAGCCACAGGTTGCAGTAAGGGGCGCGGTGGTTCGATGCACATGTTCTCTGCCGAACATCGAATGCTCGGTGGATATGCGTTCATTGCCGAAGGTATTCCCGTAGCAGCAGGTGCTGCATTTCAAAGTAAGTATCGCAAAGAAGTAATGGGTGATACCAGCGCGGATCAAGTCACTGCTTGCTTTTTCGGTGATGGTGCCTGTAACAATGGTCAATTTTTTGAAACATTGAATATGGCAGCATTATGGAATTTGCCCATCCTCTTCGTTGTAGAAAACAACAAATGGGCAATTGGAATGGCACATGAACGCGCCACATCTGACCCCAAAATCTACAAAAAAGCCAGTGTATTTAATATGCCTGGAGTAGAAGTTGATGGGATGGATGTTTTGGCAGTCTATACCACCGCCAAAGAAGCCGTCCGTCGTGCCCGTGCCGGGGAAGGTCCCACCCTCATCGAAGCATTAACTTACCGCTTCCGAGGACATTCCTTAGCTGACCCCGACGAGTTACGCAGCAAGGAAGAGAAAGAATTTTGGCTTGCCCGTGACCCCATCAAAAAATTGGCAGGTCAATTAGTAGACATGAACTTGGCAACAGCCGAAGAACTCAAAGCAATCGATAAAAAGATTCAGCTAGAGGTGGAAGAATCGGTAACATTTGCCGAAAGCAGTCCCGAACCCGACCCCAGGGAGTTGTATCGCTATATCTTTGCCGAAGACAAGTAA
- a CDS encoding M1 family metallopeptidase: MLQSYFDSENKRHKSFELPGSKPHYNPDRPGQVEHIFLDISLDIGNQSYQGTCTVTLKPIRDRISSLTLDAVNLNITSVDVDGVAQSFDYDGEQLQIKLTVPTEINQQIKIAIAYSCQSPQRGIYFIQPEKHYPNKPTQVWTQGEDEDSRFWFPCFDYPGQLSTSEIRVKVPKGFMAISNGELIATETQGKEQIYHWFQKEIHPTYLMTLTVGDFAEIRDEWNGKAVTYYVEKGREENAKRSMGKTPQMMEFLSQKYGYIYPFPKYAQVCVDDFIFGGMENTSTTVLTDRCLLDEKAAIDNRNTESLVVHELAHQWFGDLVVIKHWSHAWIKEGMATYSETMWTEKEYGSEEAAYYRLQDARSYLAEDAERYRRPMVTHVYRQAIELYDRHIYEKGACVYHMLRVELGEDLFWQAIQTFVQENAHKTVETIDLLRAIEKTTGRNLTFLFDQYVYRGGHPEFNVAYSWDGEANLAKVTVKQTQEDLFDLRMPIGFGNEKVFTVRIHEKEQTFYFPLEEKPPFISFDVGNNFLKTVKLEYPVPELKAQLELDPDPISRIHAASALAKKGGLEALKALSWALQKDLFWGVRVEVAKQIAKVKLDQSFDALIIGLTDESPYVRRSVVESLAKIKTIDSYKALKQIIQTGDASYYVEAAACRAIGAVTAAINEEKSKEEKAIKLLKSVLEEKAGWNEVFRSGAIAGLAELKTSEAALDLILEYTKSGTPQPLRLTAIRSLGKISTGQNNTSIERILEKLAELAKESFFLTQISVVIALGQMETSKAIGILQSLSQQTSHERVRRIAEEEINNIQKNIGSDSALKQLREEFDQLKKQNQELRSRLENLEAKNSKVDS, from the coding sequence ATGTTGCAATCCTATTTCGATTCCGAAAATAAGCGTCATAAGTCATTTGAGTTACCAGGATCTAAGCCCCACTATAACCCTGATCGTCCTGGACAGGTTGAGCATATATTTCTTGATATTAGTTTAGATATAGGCAATCAAAGTTACCAGGGTACTTGTACTGTTACATTGAAGCCGATACGCGATCGCATCAGTAGTTTAACCCTAGATGCGGTGAACTTGAATATTACATCTGTGGATGTTGATGGTGTTGCCCAAAGCTTTGATTATGATGGAGAACAGCTACAGATTAAGCTGACTGTACCCACGGAAATTAACCAACAGATAAAAATAGCGATCGCTTATTCTTGCCAAAGTCCACAACGCGGTATTTATTTTATTCAACCAGAAAAACATTACCCCAACAAACCTACTCAAGTTTGGACACAGGGAGAAGACGAAGATTCCCGTTTTTGGTTCCCATGTTTCGATTATCCGGGACAATTATCCACCAGTGAAATCCGTGTCAAAGTTCCCAAGGGTTTCATGGCAATTTCTAATGGTGAGTTGATTGCCACGGAAACACAAGGGAAAGAACAAATTTACCACTGGTTCCAAAAAGAGATTCACCCCACCTACTTGATGACATTAACTGTAGGTGACTTTGCCGAAATTCGGGATGAATGGAATGGCAAAGCTGTCACCTACTACGTAGAAAAGGGACGGGAGGAAAACGCGAAACGCAGTATGGGCAAAACTCCCCAGATGATGGAGTTTCTCAGCCAAAAATACGGCTATATTTACCCTTTTCCTAAATATGCTCAAGTCTGCGTGGATGATTTTATCTTTGGGGGGATGGAAAACACTTCCACCACGGTGCTAACAGATAGGTGTTTGCTAGATGAAAAAGCCGCAATTGACAACCGCAACACAGAAAGCTTAGTAGTTCACGAACTTGCACATCAATGGTTTGGTGATTTAGTTGTTATAAAACATTGGTCTCATGCTTGGATCAAGGAAGGGATGGCAACATATTCGGAAACCATGTGGACGGAAAAGGAATATGGTAGTGAAGAAGCAGCCTATTACCGTCTCCAAGATGCCCGAAGTTACTTAGCTGAAGATGCCGAACGTTACCGTCGCCCCATGGTGACACATGTTTACCGTCAAGCAATCGAACTTTATGATCGTCACATCTACGAAAAAGGTGCCTGTGTCTATCATATGCTGCGGGTGGAATTGGGAGAAGATTTATTTTGGCAAGCAATTCAAACCTTTGTTCAGGAAAATGCCCACAAAACCGTTGAAACTATAGACTTATTAAGGGCAATAGAAAAAACCACCGGACGCAATCTGACATTTTTATTTGATCAATATGTGTACCGTGGTGGACATCCCGAATTTAATGTTGCCTACTCCTGGGATGGGGAGGCAAACTTAGCCAAAGTCACAGTTAAACAAACCCAAGAAGATTTATTCGACTTACGGATGCCCATCGGTTTTGGCAATGAAAAAGTCTTTACGGTGCGGATTCACGAAAAAGAACAAACCTTCTACTTTCCCCTTGAGGAAAAACCCCCATTTATCAGCTTTGACGTAGGAAACAACTTCCTAAAAACCGTAAAACTCGAATATCCGGTACCAGAACTCAAAGCCCAATTAGAGTTAGATCCTGACCCCATCTCCCGAATTCATGCCGCCTCTGCTTTAGCGAAAAAAGGTGGTTTAGAGGCACTCAAGGCATTATCATGGGCATTACAGAAAGATTTATTTTGGGGTGTCAGGGTAGAGGTAGCCAAGCAAATAGCCAAAGTAAAATTAGATCAAAGCTTTGATGCCTTGATAATTGGTTTAACAGATGAAAGTCCATACGTGCGACGTTCTGTAGTGGAATCCTTAGCAAAAATCAAAACCATCGACAGTTACAAAGCACTAAAACAAATCATTCAAACAGGCGACGCTAGCTATTATGTAGAAGCAGCAGCATGTCGGGCAATTGGTGCAGTCACAGCAGCAATTAACGAAGAAAAATCCAAAGAAGAAAAAGCCATCAAACTGTTAAAATCAGTCTTAGAAGAAAAAGCTGGTTGGAATGAGGTTTTCCGCAGTGGTGCGATCGCTGGATTAGCAGAACTCAAGACTTCGGAAGCAGCATTAGATCTCATCCTGGAATACACGAAGTCAGGAACCCCCCAACCACTACGTTTAACCGCGATTCGTTCCCTCGGTAAAATTTCCACAGGTCAAAATAATACCAGTATCGAACGCATTTTAGAAAAGTTAGCAGAACTTGCCAAAGAAAGCTTCTTCCTCACTCAAATTTCTGTAGTAATTGCCCTCGGACAAATGGAAACCTCCAAAGCCATCGGCATCTTACAAAGCCTATCACAACAAACCAGCCACGAACGAGTTAGGCGGATTGCGGAAGAAGAAATCAACAACATTCAGAAAAACATTGGTTCTGATAGTGCATTAAAGCAGTTACGGGAAGAATTTGATCAACTCAAAAAACAAAACCAAGAATTACGCAGTCGGTTAGAAAACCTAGAAGCCAAAAACAGCAAAGTCGATTCTTAA